The genomic window TGGAGAGCCCGTGGAGCCGTACCCATGACAAATCCTAAGGCCCAACATCCATCACGGGGAAAAGGAAAAGCCACAACCCTGCTCTGCCCAAAGCGTGAGCGGAAATTGACCAGATCCGTCATGCCTTTTAATGTGAGGTAAATACTTTGCACGAGTGGGATCTGTTCGATCCGCCGCTCCAATCTTTCGAATAGGCCGCGACCGATCATCTGATCACCGATCACTCCTGCGAGAATGAGAAGTAACACCAAAAGCACCAGGCCAAGACCAGGAACTGGATAGACCAAATATCGGCCTACAACACTATCGAGGGTGGTAAAGAGGGTCGAGAGGATCAACAATGTGGCCCAGGCCGGCACAATGAGGATGAGCCCAGCCACACAGGTTTTCCAGAAGGCTTTCATCATTTCGCGCTCCTGGCCATAAACCGTTGTGAGTCTAGCAGTGTCTGCATCTATTGAGAGGCCTTGAGACTGACTCGTACTTGGTGGCATGATACCGAATCATACGCGTGACAACCGCGGGAAGGATAGAGTCCATGAACATCAACCCCGATCTGCTGGCCATTCTCTGTTGCCCTGAGACGAAGCAAAAAGTAGCGGTTGCCGATGAGACCGTTATCAGCTTGCTGAATTCCTCTGTCACTCGAGGGGAATTAAAGAATAAGGGCAATCGACCGGTTACCGAACCATTTGAGGGGGGGTTAGTCCGAGAAGACGGTACACTTCTGTATCCCATCCGAGATAATATTCCCGTCATGCTGATTGAAGAAGGGATCCCCTTGGCACAAATTCAGTGACCATTGTTGAATTTGTCCGATCTGGCCCGCCTACCGGTCGCCACTTTAAGTCTGCCGTTTCGTGCTTCGTTGCTTGAATCTCGCTCCTTCGCTCAGACGTTTCAGGCTTCACGCTCAGCGTCTCGAGTGATGCAGAAACCAACAGTGTCAAACGTGAGACCGTTACCCCATGGCTCCGGGTGCTTGAAAACAAGACCAGGACAGTGTCGGCGGTTTTTTTCCGCATCCTGCGGGGGTAAACGGGCACCTTTGCCTGATCGCAGAACCTACGGTCCTAGAATCTGAACGGGTTTTTCTGGGTTTTCGGTCTTTGAGCCGGTGGAGGTGCCACACTGTGCACAGAGATATTCATACAGATTTCCAGTTGGAAGGACGAGAAGTAGCCGCTCTCTGGTTGGTGTCGCAATCCGGCACCGGGGGCAGAACAGCAGCGAGGCATTCAAGGACCTGAATTGATCCTGTTGACCTTCCGCAGAAGGACGAGACCGTGCTCGTGTCGCCTGATGGCGACCGGGAATCCATGGCATGCCTGCTTTACGAGGCGGTTGGAACATATGACATTGTATGGAGATCCCTGCTACAGGGTCAAGTAATTAGCCGTTCAGATCTCGAACGGCCAGGCTGATCGGACCGGCTACGTTATCAAGAAACTGTCCCTTGTAACCAGAATAGAAAACTCGACGGGGCCCCCGCTCCCAATAGTTGAGCTGATGCATGCCCCGTGCAGAGAGAATACCTATTCCTAGGCAGGAGTCTTGGCGGACTCAATTTCGGTCGCGGTGATCAGGCTCGACAGGTAGTCCGCAACAAAATTGAGTGCCTCTTCGCGTCCATCAGCCCGGCGTCCTTTTTCCCGTCTTTGAACTGATAGCTCATGTTCCAGGTCCGACTTCACTTCGCCCAAGATACGTTGAAGAGACGATGGTGTCAGATTAGTATCCATCTCTTCAAGTTCTTGGCAACGATCAAGGACCCAATTGAGACCCTCAATACGTCCGGCATAATGCTCCTGCTCAGCAGTATCAATTCGCGCCATGGCAGTGGCGAAGGTTTGGGCTTCATAGATGAGATTATAAAAGCTGGTCACCGCGCGTTGTAAGGATGGATTCATAACACTCCTTTTCCAGTAGATGAGGAGCAATTATACATCAGATTACTGGTACGACAAGGAGAATTTTTCTCCTACTACGGCCCTGATTAAGCATTTACCGCCCCGCGGTGACCAATCCAGCAGCAATTTCCAAGCCTGCGCTTGTAACGGAGGGCCGTTTGCACCACCCATAAGACAACGACTCATCGCTAGTTTGAACCGTGCTGGTGAGGACATTCGCTCATAGCGCCGCGTAGATAATGAACGTGTTTCTGATCCGATGGGA from Nitrospira sp. includes these protein-coding regions:
- a CDS encoding DUF502 domain-containing protein; the encoded protein is MMKAFWKTCVAGLILIVPAWATLLILSTLFTTLDSVVGRYLVYPVPGLGLVLLVLLLILAGVIGDQMIGRGLFERLERRIEQIPLVQSIYLTLKGMTDLVNFRSRFGQSRVVAFPFPRDGCWALGFVMGTAPRALQVDPSHTLMMVFVPTAIHPFTGYLAFIPEPALKPINLPFEEAMKMEFSAGFYRPRAGWLTTSPPALP